ATCTCGTCCAACGAGATCGGCCAGCGCGCCCGCCAACACCAGAACGCGATTGATGCGGCCAAGGAAGCCGGTGTGTCGCTGCTGGTCTACACCAGTCTGCTGAAGGCCGATACGTCCCCGCTCAGCCTTGCCCCTGAGCACTTGGCGACCGAGCAGGCGCTGAAGGCCTCTGGGGTGCCTTACGTCATCCTGCGCAACGGCTGGTATAGCGAAAATTACGCGGGCTCGGTCCCGACGGCGTTGGCGCACGGGGCCTTTGTGGGCAGCGCCGGGGAAGGCCGGATCGCCTCGGCGGCGCGCGCCGATTATGCGGCGGCGGCGGTCGTGGCGTTGACGCAGGACTTGACCGCCAACCAGACCTTCGAGCTGGCGGGCGACGAGGCTTATACGCTAACCGAGCTGGCCGCCGAAATCTCACGCCAGTCGGGCAAAGACGTGCCATACGTAAACTTGCCGGAGGCTGAATACGCCGCCGTGTTGTCTCAGGCAGGCTTACCGACCGATCTGGCGCAGGCGATTGCGGGTTGGGACGCCGGAGCCGCTCAAGGGGCCTTGTTCGACGACCGCCAGGTGCTCAGCCAACTGATCGGCCGCCCGACCACTCCCCTCAGCGCCACCATATCGCAGGCGCTACAGGCCTAAAACACCACCGTCGCCACCAGTTGGTAGCTCACCAACTGGCCTTCGGCGGGTGGCAGATCTTCCGGGTCGTAGCGGCGCTGGAGCAGGGCTGTGCGGCTGGGTTCGATCAGGCCGTAATGGGTCGTTTCGATCAGCTCGGCCCCTGTCACTTCGCCGCTGGGCGCAACGGTGAGCAGAAAGCTCGCGCGCCCACCGGCGAGGGCTTCGAGATCGGCATGCGCCGGGAAGACCGGGATCGGGTCCGCCACCGGCTCGGGGGCTTCTTCCGCTGCGATGCGGATGACGACCGCCAGCGGCACCACCGGCTTGGGTTCAGGTTCCGGCACCGGCGCCGGTGCGGCTTCCACGAGCGGCTCGGGTTCGGGCTCAGGCGTCGCCACTTCCGGTTCGCGCACGATGCTGACCGGGGGTGGCGGGGCTGGCGGAGGCACCATTACCTCCTCTCGCTGCGGCTCGACGCGACGAATCTTGGCCGAGCCCATGGGCACCGTCTGGTTGCCGCCAGATTGGGCGCAGCCTGCAAAAAAGCCCCAGAGCAACCCGAAGGCTGCCAGCTGGGGCGTTAAACTGGACCGCAGTCCGCGCATGGGTCTGCCTTAGCGGGCGAGGACTTCGCGGATGCGCTTCAGTGCCTGCTCGGTCTTTTCGGCAGTGTTGAAGGCGCTGAGGCGGATGTGGCCTTCGCCGCACTTGCCAAAGCCGGCACCAGGGGTGCAGACGACGCCCGCTTCGTTGAGCAGCTTGTCGAAGAAGTCCCACGACTTGCCGCCGGTCTGGATCCAGACGTAAGGGGCGTGATCGCCGCCGACGCAGTCGTAGCCCAGCTCGATCATGGTCTCGCGGATCTTGCGGGCATTGGCCATGTAGCCGTCGATCAGGGCCTGCACCTGTTGCTTGCCCTCGGGGCTGTAGATGGCGGCTGCCGCGCGCTGCACGGGGTAGGACACGCCGTTGAACTTCGTGCTGTGACGGCGGTTCCAGAGCTGGCGCAGCGGCACGGGGTTGTTGTCCGGGTCGTAGGCCACGAGGTCTTGCGGCACCACGGTGAAGGCGCAGCGCGTGCCGGTGAAGCCCGCGTTCTTGGAGAAGCTGCGGAACTCGATTGCGCACTCCTTGGCGCCTTCGATCTCGTAGATCGAGCGCGGCAGGTTTTCGTCCTGGATAAAGGCCTGATAGGCGGCGTCGAAGAGGATCAGCGCGCGGTTCTGGCGGGCGTAGTCCACCCAACGCTTCAGCTGCTCCTTGGTGGCGATGGCGCCGGTCGGGTTGTTGGGGAAGCAGAGGTAGATCAGGTCGACCGGGGTCTCGGGCAGGTCGGGCGTGTAGCCATTGTCCGCCGTCGAGTCGAGGTAGGTCAGGCCTTCGTAGCGACCGTCGATGAAGCGACCGGTGCGGCCCGCCATCACGTTCGTATCCACGTACACAGGGTAGACCGGATCGGGCACGGCCACGGCGATGTCGGTGCCGAAGATCTCCTGAATGTTGCCGCTGTCGCACTTCGAGCCGTCGGAGACGAAGATCTCGTCGGCGCTGATGTCGCAGCCGCGGGCCTGGAATTCATGCTCGGCGATGGCTTCGCGGAGGAACGCGTAGCCCTGCTCGGGGCCGTAGCCGTGGAAGCCGTCGCGCGTGCCCATTTCGTCGACCGCCTGCTTGAGGGCGGTGCGGCACACCTCGGGCAAAGGCTCCGTCACGTCGCCAATGCCCATCTTGATCAGGGGCTTGTCGGGGTTGGCCTTTTGATAGGCGGCAACGCGTTGGGCAATATTGCTGAAAAGGTAGGAAGCCTGCAGCTTCTGGTAGTTCGGATTGATCCGGATCATGGCGAACCTGCCACCGTAGGCACCCCGGCCCGAAAGGCAAGACCGGGAAGGAAGGCAATTAAGATGAACAGGAGTTAAAAGGAGTAAAAAGGAGTCCAGAACAAGCTGAGTGAATGAGCCTTTGGCGGGGAGGCGGCGCGTAAGTGCGCAACTGACTCGGGAAGACTCTTTTTCACTCCTTTTAACTCCTGTTCCATTTCTCTCTGCTCTCTCTTTTTGACTTTTATTCTCAATAATCGCTTTGAAAGCTTGAGCATCGGCTAGCCAAAGGTTTACCGTCACCGGGGTAGTTGGCCAAAATCCTTCAGAGGACACCCATGCAAGTCATCGAATCCGTGCACGAAATGCAGTCCCTTGCCGTGAGACTGCGCCACCAAGGCAAGCTGATCGGCTTTGTCCCGACCAGCGGCTACCTGCACGCGGGCCACCTGAGCCTGATTCAACTCGCTCAGGACCAGGCCGACGTGGTGGTGGTGTCGTGCTTCGTGAACCCCAAGGAGTTTGGCGCCAACGAAGACTTCGCCCGCTACCCGCGGGATCGGGAGCGCGACCTCCAGTTCTGCCGCGAGGCCAAGGTCGACGTGGTCTTCCTGCCCAAGGAAGAAGAAATCTACCCGGCGGGCTTCTCCAGCTCGGTGACGGAAGACAAGCGTGCCAGCGGCCTCTGCGCCATCTCGCGCCCGCACTACTTCAAGGGCGTTTGCACCTGCCACGCCAAGCTCTTCAACATCGTGCGCCCCGACCAGGCCATCTACGGCCGCAAGGACCCGCAGATGGCCGCCGCGATCGCCAAGATGGTCGAAGACCTCAACTTTACGGTCGAAATCGTCGTCGGCCCTACCGTGCGTGAGCCCGACGGCCTCGCCTGCAGCGCCCGCAACACCTACCTCAACGAATTCCAGCGCCGCGATGCCCGCATCGTCTATCAGGCGCTGATGAAAGGCCGTGAACTCGTCGACAACGGCATCCGCAACGTCGACCGCGTGCTGGCCGAGGTGACCTACCACATCTCGCAGATCCGCCGCCTGCGTGTGATCTACGTGCACGCCGTCAACAAGCACACGATGGAGTTCGAGCGCCAGATCGTTCCCGGCCAGACCTTGATCATCACCAGCGTCTGGTGCGACGAAGTTCGCCTGCTCGACAATATGGAGTTGTAGGTTACTTGGGGGTGAATACTAAGTTTTCAATGGGCTATTAGGCCTAGGAAATTTGGTTGTCTTTTCGTTCAGAGAGGACATTTTTCAACGCGTTGATCTCACACCTTTGTTCAACTCGTTCCAACTTTTCCATGCAGAAGACTCTTGTCCTGTTTCTCGCCTTGGTTAGCTCCATCCTCGCGAACGTCGCTCAGGCTCAAGCCGTCAGCGTCTACACGCTGGGCTACATCGGGCCCACCTCCGACTTCAGCAGCTCGCAGACTTTTACAGGCAACGGCTATGTGACCGCCTTTGGGTCGTCCTACCACCCGGGTTTGTCGCTGGACAACGCCAAGTCCTACTTCCAGCAAGACATCTCGTCTTACGCTCCTGGGACGCAAATCGAATCGGTTAAGCTTGAATTCACGATCAGTGGCTCGGCTCTGGACGAAAACCTGCTGGTCACGCTGTTCGACTCCGAAGGCACGCTTGGCTTTCATGTCTCCGCACCCAATACGGTAGCTTCCGAGATTATGACCGTGCAGGGCGGCGCGTTCAACTCCCTCGATTTGACGGATCTGTTCCAGACCGCCGTGGATGAAGGCCTCGACTACTTTGCGATTCACTTCGACGGGACGACGTCCGATATCTTTACTAACGGGACATCGACCGTATTGACGCTTACGGTGACGACGGCAGCCATTCCGGAGCCCGCCGTTACCGCTTTGGCCCTGCCGCTCGTGGCGGGTCTGGGTTTGGTGTTGCGCCGCCGCCAGTTGGCGAGCCGCGCCTAGTCATCTTGACAGGCACGTTTTCAAAAGCTCCGGATGACCGTCCGGAGCTATTTTTTGCGGTCCACCTACCTGCCAAAATTCCGCCAGTCGGGCTCCGGGGCAAACTGGGCAGAGCCGTCGTTGACGTTGGCGTCCCGGCCTTTGTCCTGCAGCAGGGTGATCATTTCGGCCCCCGCCATCAGCACCGGACCGTAGCCGTGGGCGGCGTAGACGCTGACCGGGCGGTGGTAGTAGAAGGCCGGATCGAAGCCCATCCCGGTGCCTACACAGGTGTTTTCGACCTGCCCCTGTTCGTTGACCTGGGCAGCGACGGCGTTCCAGCCCAGCAGCGTCGCCGGGCCGTAGGCCAGCGGGTCGAGCCAGCCGCGGTTGATCCCGCGCGCCATGGCGTAGACGAACATGGCCGAGGCCGAGGTCTCCTGATACGAGTCGTAGCGGTCGAGCAACTGGTGCCAGAGTCCTTCGCCGCCCTGGTGGGCCGCCAGCCCCTTCATATGGGCGCGGTAAATGGCCAGCACGGCCTCTCGCTGCGGGTGGCTCTCCGGCAGCACGCTCAGCAGCTCGGCTGCCGCCATGGCCGCCCACCCGTTGGCGCGGCCCCAGTGGAACGCGGGGTGGGGCTCCATGTCGCGGATCCAGCCGTGCATGAAGAGCCCCTTCTCGGGCACAAACATGCGCTCGTGAAACTGGATCAGCTGCTTGGCGGCGTCATCGAAATAGGCTGCGTCTCCGGTCAATACGCCCATCTGCGCCAGCGCGGGCACGCTCATGTAGAGGTCGTCGAGCCAGAGCGCGTTGGGCATCGGGCGGTTGCGGGCCAGCGTGCCGTCTTCAAAGCGGAACTGGCCTTCGGCGATCCACCCCACGAGGCGGTCGATCACGGGGCGAATCTCGTCGCCTACCGCGTCGGCGCGCCGGGCCTTGATCATCGCCGCGCCCATCGCGCCCGAGTCGTCGAGCGTGTGGGGGGCGTTGAGGTTGCGTAGCGGCACCCGCCAGGGGCGGGGATCACCGGCGGCTTCGGCCTTTTTCAGGCGTTCGGCAAAGACGGGCAGACTGTCGGCGATCAACTGCATTCGCTCGCCGACAAAACGGCCATAGCGCGCGTCTCCGGTCGCCTCTGCTGCGTGCAGCGCCCCGGCATAGGTGACGCCCCACTCGTAGCTGACGATGCCGAAGTGCGTCTGAGGGAAACGTGCGTTGGGGCTCGAAAACTCGCTCTTCTTCAGCACCTTACCCGTCTCACGGTCCACCAGGCTCTTGGGCGTTTCGGCGTCGATATAGGCCAGCACGCGGTCGAGCACCTCCTTGACCTCTTGGGTGGTCACGGGCCCATAAACCACCGGGTAGGCCGGCTGCGAGGCGCCGCGGTTGATCAGCCGCAGCTGTTCCACGCTGGGGGTAGCGGTTTCCTGCGGGGCCTGCGCCAGCAGGGTGGCAGGCAGCAGGGCAAGGGAGGCAAGACGGGGAAGGGAGTAGCGTAACATCATGAAAGGGGAGGGGAGTGAAAGGCGAACCGGCTGGGGAAGGCCGGGGCGGTTTAGAACGTCTGCAGCTCGGCCTCGCGCAGCTTTTGGTCGGGCACGAACTTGCAGCGATAGGTCTCGAAGTCGGTCACCTCCTGCAGGCGGAAGCTGCCGCCGCTCGACGGCTGGGCCGCAAAGCCCTCGAAAAGCACATCGGTCGCTTCGTGCAGCACCACCAGCGGACGCTCGTCATCTTCGGTCAGCGTGTAATGCAAGCCGCGCACCTCCAGGCCCTCGACATGGCGGGCGTAGAGGACAGAGGCGGGCAGCAGGCCAAACATGCTCGGCTCCGGATAAGCCTTCTCGCGCAGCGGCACGGCAAACGGCTCGCGCGGGCCACGCACGCCCTCTTCCTTGCCGCGCAGGAAGAAGTGGTTGGCGAGGTGCTCCGGCTGTTCGGCCACGTCGGCCATCGTGATCCCGCCGCGCGAGACCACGCGGATGTCTTGCAGCAGCACGTCTTCGATCGGGTGCCCCGGCAGGCCTGCGAGGATGATCGGGAAGCGCCCGTCGGCATCGTGGACCGAGATGCCGCTGATCTGCACGCCCCGGATGCTGCCGACCGACGTGCCTTCGGGGCCGCGCGCCCGGTTGCCAAGGCGGAGGAAAATGGGAGCGTTGGACACGTCGTGCATCACGAGGTTGCTCACCACGATGTTTTCGATGTTCGAGCCGTCGACCGACTCGATGGCCAGCCCGCGTGAGCGCCGGAAAACGCAGTTGCTGATCGTGATGTTGCGGAAGTCGCCGTTCGATTCCGTGCCCAGCTTGATCCGCGCGGTCGGCCCGTCCTGGTCGACGGCCTTCTTGGTCTCGGTGCGGTAGGTGGCGTCGAGCATCGAGCCAATGTCGTAGCCGCTCACGAGGCAGTTGGTGATCGTGATGTCTTCGCAGTGGCGCACCTCACCCAGCGCGTAGCTCGCCTTGAGCACGATCGCGTCGTCGTTGAGCGAGTTGATGCTGCAGTTGGAGATGCGCACATTGCGGCACGCGTCGATGTCGAGGGCGTCGCGATTGGTGTCGATCTTCAAGTTGTCGATCGTCATGGTATCGACCCCGGTGGCGAGCAGCATGAAGTGGCCGCCCTTGAGCACGGAGAAGTCGCGCAGGGTCACGTTGCGGCACTCCCGCAGTGCGATGGCCTTGTTAGCGTGGCCGTTGCGGGCCTTTTCGTCGCTGTAGTCCACGTGGCTCTGCAGGCCCTCGCCGTCGATCAGGCCGTGGCCCACGATGGCGATATTTTCGAGATTTTCGCCCCAGATCAGGCTGTTACGCCAGTGGCTGTGCCCAAAGTCCTGGTAACGCAGCTCGTCGCCCCATTTGTTCGGCTCCGGCTCGTCGTAGCGTCCGTCGCCGTCATCCGGTGAGGCCGCCAACAGGGTCGCGCCGGATTGCAGCTCCAGCGTGATGTGGCTTTGCAGGCGGATGGAGAAGCTGCGATAGGTGCCCGCAGGGAGCACCACCGTGCCGCCGCCCGCGTCGGAGGCCGCCTCGATGGCCGCGTTGATGGCCGGCGAGTCGATCGCCTGGCCGTCGCCCTTGGCGCCATAGTCGCGCACATTGTAGGCCGTAGCAAAAAGTCCTTGGGTCATGAAGAGCAGGCACGCGAGCCAGGCGCCGGACGCTTGGGAACGAAGACGAGGGGAGGCCATGGGCAAGTCGTGGGGTAGGGGGTGAAGGGATCGGGTATCGCGCGGCGTGGGGGACCGCGAGACTACCCTGCCCGCGTGGGGCGCCTCTGTCGATGGCTTGCAAATCGGACAGTTCAAAAGATGCGCCGGCTGGCAATTGACGCCCCTGCGTGCGCCGCCCAAGCTACTCGTGCCCGCCACATGGAAGGCCTTGACTACATCCTCCACACGACGCCCATCGGCGCGCTCGGCCTCGGCTGCACGGGCGGCAGGCTTTCGCGAGTCTGGTTCCTGGGGGCGCGCGAGGGCCAAGACTTGCCCCTCCCGCCCGAGCCCGTGCTGCGCCAGACGGTCGACGAGCTGCAGGCCTACTTTGCGGGGCAGCTGAAGCGCTTCACCATCCCGCTTGCGCCCAGCGGCAGCGCCTTCCAGCTGCAGGTGTGGGAGGCCCTCTGCGCCATCCCCTGGGGCGAAACGCGCAGCTACAAAGACATTGCGCTCGCCCTCGACAACCTCGGCGCGATCCGGGCGGTCGGCATGGCCTGCAACCGTAACCCCCTGCCGCTCATCATTCCTTGCCATCGGGTGATTGGATCCAGCGGCGAGCTGGTGGGCTTCGGCGGCGGCCTCCCGCTCAAGCGCCAGCTATTGGAGCACGAGCGCATTTTGCCGGTGCAGCGGGAGTTGTTCTGAGAATTACAGGCCCCAAATCTTCAATCCTGTGCTTGCGCTTGCGTTCGAGGGCTGGGGGCGGTGTATTAGGCGCCTTCCATGAGTGCCGCATCGAACCGCAAAGACGTCATCCTGCCGCCGGCCACGATTGGCATCCTCGGTGGGGGCCAGCTCGGCCGCATGAGCATCCTGGCCGGGCGCAAGCTGGGCTACCGCTTCGTCGTTTACGAGCCCCAAGGCCCCAATTCCCCCGCCGGCGTGATTGCCGACGAGGAGATCAACGCCCCGTATGACGACATGGACGCGCTGCGTGCCTTCGCCCAGAAGTGCGACGTCGTGACCTACGAGTTTGAAAACGTGCCCAGCGGCCCGTTGCAGATGATCGCCAGCTACGCCCCGGTGCGCCCGGGCGCCAAGGCCCTGCACACCTGCCAGAACCGCCGCCGCGAAAAGACTTTCCTGCAGGACAACGGCTTCCCCTGCGCCCCCTTTGCCATCGTCAACAATGCGGACGAGCTGCAGAGCGCCTGGCGTCAGTTGGGCGGCGATGTGGTGGTGAAGAGCGCCGACTTTGGCTACGACGGCAAGGGCCAGCGCAAGCTGAAGGACGGCGACGATGTCGCCAAGATCTGGCGCGAGCTGAACGTCGAAGCAGCCGTGCTGGAAAAGTGGATCCGCTTCAAGGGCGAGTATTCCGTCATCTGTGCCCGCAATGCGCGCGGCGATGAGATGGCCTTCCCGCTGACCCACAACGAGCACCGCAACCACATCCTCCACCAGTCCCTCGTGCCCGTGCGCGGGGTCGATGCCGCACGCCAGATGGAGGCCGAAGAGCTGGCCATGTCCATCGCGCGTGCCCTGGACGTGGAGGGTTTGCTGGCGGTCGAGCTGTTCCTGACCGAAGACGGCTGGATCGTGAACGAGCTGGCCCCGCGCCCGCACAACAGCGGCCACTATACCTTTGATGCGTGTCTCACCAGCCAGTTTGAGCAGCACATCCGCGCCATCTGCAACCTCCCCTTGGGCGACCCGCGTCTGCTCTCGCCCGTGGCGATGATCAACCTGCTGGGCGACTCCTGGAAGGCTGCCGGCGACGCTGGCCCCGACTGGCCCGGCCTGTTGGAGCACCCGCGCGCCAAGCTGCACCTCTACGGCAAGGCCGTGCCCAAGGCGGGCCGCAAGATGGGCCACTTCTGCGTGATGGCCGACACGGCGGCCGATGCCGCCAAGGATGCCGAAAAGCTGCTCAATACGATCGAGCGCCGAAAGTAGCGACGGAGCTTACTCGGTCCCCAGCTTGGAGGCGATCTCGCTGGCGAGCTGGCGCAAGCCGTCGCTGAGCGCGGCGACGAGCTGCTGGTAGTCACTGCCATCCCATTCGGCGCGGTGGCGGAAATGGCCTTGGGCGACGAAGCCCTGGCTGTCTTCCTCCGTCACGATGTAGCGGGCCGCGACCCAGACTTCGCCGGATTGCGTGCCCTCGAAACGTTCGATCTCGACCTCCAGCACCGGTGCGCCTGCCGGCAGGTAGCGGCGGCGGCCCGTATCGACCTGATAGCTGGGCAGCGACGCGTTCAGATACTCCGCCAGCACACGCGTCAGCCCCACGTCCAGCTCCTCGCCCCAGCGGTGCCAGTCGCTATAGCTGATGCCGAATCCCTGACCGTGAACCGCGATCTTGCTGCCTTGCAGATAGGAGGGTAGTCGCACCTCCTGGAGCGTCAGCACGCGGCTGGTCTCGTCGGTCGCCGGAGCGTCGGAAAGGCCGGAGTGCAGCACATAAAATCGCGTTGGGTCGGCCGAAGGCTCGAGGTTCACGCAACCGCTGAGCGTCAGCCCGAGCAGGGCACAGCCGAAAAGGGCAGGAAAGGAGCGCATGGAAAGGGTCATTCGGGCTTGTCGCGCCCGGTGAGCAGGGCGCGGGGGTTGCGTTCGAGGAAGTCGGCCAGCTCTCGGAGTTCGCGGGCGGCGACGCGGACTTCGCGCATCGTCTGGTTCAGCTCGTAATACAAGGCCGACTGGGGCTGCACGGTGCTGGAGAGCCCATTGGCCGCATTTTCGACCGAGCCGAGGGTCGTATCGAGCCGCTGGGCCAGCGCGTGGTAATCGGCCATCGCCGGGTCCACATGCCCCTCCAGCTTGGTCGCCAGCGCCTGGACTTGTGCCAGCGTATCGCGCGACTGGGCGACGAGCGCGGGGATGTCGGCGTCGACGAGCGTCTGGTTCACGTTTTGCGTGGTGCGCACGAGCTCCTGATTGATCGCGCCGACATCGAGGGCCTCGACCACCGCATTAGAGTTACGCAGCAGGCGAATCGTCTCGTCGTTGATCGTCTTCATGTCGATCGCGCTGAAACGGGCCACGATGTCCGAAGCCGAGGAGCCGACCTGAGCCAGCACGGAGGGCTCGGTGGGGATCTCCTTGTATTCGATGCGCTGCTGGTGCGGGAACTCCAGCGGCACGGGAGTCTGGACGTAATCCAGCTCGATGTAGAGCTGACCGGAGATGTAGCTCGTCACCACCAGCTTGCCCCGCAGACCGTCCTGGATTTCGGCCGCGAGCACCTCCTCGTCGCGCAAATCGGCCTGCACGCCCAGGTCTTCTTCCAGCCGACGGGTGTCGATCTCGATAAAGACGGGAATTGCAGTCGTCTCGGGCGACTGGTTGTAGCGGATGCGCACATCGCTGACCCGCCCGATGGGCACGCCTTTGAACTTGACCGGAGCGCCCACGGCAAGGCCATTCACGGTCTCGTCGAAGTAGAGCAGGAACGTCTCTTCCTTGGAAAAGATATTCTTGGCACCCACGTAGATGACGAGGCCGGTCAGCAAAACGGCCGCCCCGATGACGAAGGCTCCGATGACGGCAGGTGAAGCACGGCGACTCATGAACGAGAAAGTTTTGCCGCTAACCTTACCCGTCAACGGCTAAACGCCAAATGAAAAAGCGCATTTGCCGGACAGCCGGAAGCAGCGCCCTCCACGGCGGGCACCTTGCCGGATAAACGGCAGGCCTACTCCACAAACCCTTGCAGCTTCAGCCAATACGCGAGGTCGTAAGTCCACGGCAGCAGCTCGCGCGGGTCGCTCTGGCCCGGCGTATAGCTCCTCACGCCGAGCCCGAGCCCATGGCGCCCCGTCTGGTAGAGATGCAGGTCGTGCGGCACTCCATGCTCGCTCAACGCTTCGGCAAAGAGGATCGAGTTACCCACCTGCACGGTAGAATCGTCATAGGTGTGCCAAAGGAAGGTCGGCGGCGTCTCGGCAGTCACCTGCTTTTCGTTCGACATCAGCTCGATCAGCTCCGCCGGCGGCTGCTCGCCCAGCAGGTTACGCTTCGAGCCCTTGTGAGCTAAGTCTCCCATCGTGATTACCGGATAGCACAGGATGCCCAGGTCGGGCCGCGAGCTGACGCGGTCGATCGGGTCTTCGGCGGTCGGTGTGCCGGCATCGAAATGGGTCAACGCCGAGGCGGCGAGGTGCCCGCCGGCGGAAGAGCCCATCACGCCTACCCGGCCCGGGTCCAGCTCCCACTCCTTGGCATTGGCGCGCACGATCCGGACGGCACGCTGCACATCGTGAAGCATCGAAGGATGCCGATAGCCGTTAGTCCCCAGGCGATATTTGAGCACAAATGCCGTCACCCCGTGTTCATTCAGCCAGAGGGCATAATCACGCCCCTCGTGGGTAGCCAGATGCCCATACCCTCCGCCTGGGCACACGATGATAGCCGCTCCGGTCGCCACTTCCTCTGCCGGCCAATACGGCGTCAGCGTAGGCACATCGGTCGCTTCGGTGCCTTGGGCGCCAGGCACTTCGCCCGCAGGCCAAAGCGTCGTTTCCTGCTCGGGGCGAGCCTGCAAGTAAACGAGGAACGACGTAAGGGCCAGGAAAGTCATCCGTAAGATCATGGGAGGAGGTAGCTTATGGGGTACAGGTTGGTTTTGTCGGGGCAAGCCCAGCAAATGCCGACCGGCAGGCAAAGTCGATGCCTAAAAAGCTGACGCCATACAGGTGCGGTGCATCCATTCAGGCAACGAATCAACTGGACAAGGCCGCACGCATCTCCACCTTAACGCTGTAAACCCTTTCTTTTGCCCGGGTGGTGGAATGGTAGACACTGGGGACTTAAAATCCCCTGCCCGCAAGGGCGTGCGGGTTCGAGCCCCGCCCCGGGTACCAAGTTTCTGCGGGTTACAAAGCTTTCTTTAGTAACTCCTTATGGAGTAAAAGCGTTGGAAGATCCTTCGAGACGGTCCGAGCACGATGAAGGATGTGTCGGGTATGGTCAGAGGGCTTGGCTCCGGACTCGATAGAGGTCTGGCTTCACGGTAGCCGCCATCGCTTTGGGATCGATTTTCCATTCGTGGAGAAATGCGGCGATGCGCTGTGCGGTACCAGCGGGGTCTTGAATGCAGTCCGCATAGGCCACTTCGAGTAGCTGGAGGTTGCTGTTGCGGCTTTGGGCCCAGGCCCGAAGGTTTCCGAGGATCTGGTTACGGTGTTGCTGCAACTGGGCTTCGGAGGCTGTGGAGGGCTTGGCGCCTTCACGCTCGGCCGCGAGCATGCGAGATTGAGAGTGGGCAATCTCTTTTACCGGGCGGTCCATCCAGACGACGCGGTAGGGATACCCGCGCAGGAGGTGAGGCAGTTGGAGGGAGACAACTTTGACGACTTTGCCACAG
The Verrucomicrobiota bacterium JB022 DNA segment above includes these coding regions:
- a CDS encoding MlaD family protein; the encoded protein is MSRRASPAVIGAFVIGAAVLLTGLVIYVGAKNIFSKEETFLLYFDETVNGLAVGAPVKFKGVPIGRVSDVRIRYNQSPETTAIPVFIEIDTRRLEEDLGVQADLRDEEVLAAEIQDGLRGKLVVTSYISGQLYIELDYVQTPVPLEFPHQQRIEYKEIPTEPSVLAQVGSSASDIVARFSAIDMKTINDETIRLLRNSNAVVEALDVGAINQELVRTTQNVNQTLVDADIPALVAQSRDTLAQVQALATKLEGHVDPAMADYHALAQRLDTTLGSVENAANGLSSTVQPQSALYYELNQTMREVRVAARELRELADFLERNPRALLTGRDKPE
- a CDS encoding PqiC family protein, producing MRSFPALFGCALLGLTLSGCVNLEPSADPTRFYVLHSGLSDAPATDETSRVLTLQEVRLPSYLQGSKIAVHGQGFGISYSDWHRWGEELDVGLTRVLAEYLNASLPSYQVDTGRRRYLPAGAPVLEVEIERFEGTQSGEVWVAARYIVTEEDSQGFVAQGHFRHRAEWDGSDYQQLVAALSDGLRQLASEIASKLGTE
- a CDS encoding alpha/beta hydrolase, with the translated sequence MILRMTFLALTSFLVYLQARPEQETTLWPAGEVPGAQGTEATDVPTLTPYWPAEEVATGAAIIVCPGGGYGHLATHEGRDYALWLNEHGVTAFVLKYRLGTNGYRHPSMLHDVQRAVRIVRANAKEWELDPGRVGVMGSSAGGHLAASALTHFDAGTPTAEDPIDRVSSRPDLGILCYPVITMGDLAHKGSKRNLLGEQPPAELIELMSNEKQVTAETPPTFLWHTYDDSTVQVGNSILFAEALSEHGVPHDLHLYQTGRHGLGLGVRSYTPGQSDPRELLPWTYDLAYWLKLQGFVE